A stretch of Rhododendron vialii isolate Sample 1 chromosome 4a, ASM3025357v1 DNA encodes these proteins:
- the LOC131322319 gene encoding ABC transporter G family member 39-like isoform X5 codes for MTLLLGPPNAGKTTLLLALSGKLDRDLRLSGKVTYCGHELNEFVPQRTCAYISQLDLHYGEMTVRETLDFSGRCFGVGTRYEMLVELSRREKEAGIKPDPEIDAFMKATAVSGQETSLVTDYIIKILGLDICADILVGDEMRRGISGGQKKRVTTGEMLVGPAKALFMDEISTGLDSSTTFQIVKYMKQMVHIMNVTMIISLLQPAPETYDLFDDIILLSEGQIVYQGPRDNILEFFEFMGFKCPERKGVADFLQEVTSKKDQEQYWFKKNQLYRYVSVAEFSQAFYSFHIGQQLAADLSVPYDKTKTHPAALVTEKYGISNRELFKACFDREWLLMKRNIFVHIFKITQITIMSLIALTVFLRTKMPSGTLLDGGKFFGALFFSLINVMFNGMAELAMTVLGLPVFFKQRDALFYPPWAFALPIWVLRIPVSLLESAIWVVLTYYTIGFAPAASRFFRQFLAFFSIHQMGLSLFRFIAAVGRTQVVASTLGTFTLLLVMVLGGFIVAKDDIEPFMIWGYYISPMTYGQNAIVMNEFLDKRWSAINTDPRINAPTVGKVLLVSRGFFTDDYMFWVCIGALVAFSILFNVLFIAALTYLNPLGDSRAAVLEEDDKKKKKSLYGQMAYEGVDMAVRNALQRNRAPKKGMVLPFQPLSLAFNHVNYYVDMPVEMKKQGIEEDRLQLLRDVNGAFRPGILTALVGVSGAGKTTLMDVLAGRKTGGYIEGTISISGYTKNQATFARVSGYCEQNDIHSPYVTIYESILYSAWLRLSSDVNTKTRKMFVEEVMELVELNPIRNFLVGLPGVDGLSTEQRKRLTIAVELVANPSIIFMDEPTSGLDARAAAIVMRTVRNTVDTGRTVVCTIHQPSIDIFEAFDELLLMRRGGQVIYAGPLGRQSRELIEYFEAVSGVPKIKDGYNPATWVLEISSPTVETQLNVDFAEIYANSSLYQRNQELIKELSTPPPGSEDLYFSTKYSQPFVTQCKACFRKQHWSYWRNPQYNAIRFFMTIVIAALFGFIFWKKGQQMTKQQDLINLLGAMYAAVLFLGATNASSVQAIVVIERTVFYRERAAGMYSALPYAFSQVAIEVVYVTIQTLVYFLVLYSMIGFEWKVVKVLWFYYYILMCFIYFTMYGMMVVALTPGVQIAAIVMSFFLSFWNLFSGFLIPRPQIPIWWRWYYWASPVSWTLYGLVTSQVGDKDALLEVPGEGDVPLKLFLKYYLGFEYDFLPAVAVAHICWVIGFFFVFAYGIKCLNFQRR; via the exons ATGACATTGCTTTTAGGTCCACCTAACGCCGGCAAAACAACATTGTTGCTAGCACTATCGGGAAAGCTTGATCGGGACCTAAGG TTATCAGGAAAAGTCACCTATTGTGGTCATGAATTGAATGAGTTTGTTCCTCAAAGAACTTGTGCTTACATTAGTCAACTAGATCTTCACTatggggagatgacagtgagaGAGACATTGGATTTCTCAGGACGTTGTTTTGGGGTTGGCACAAGATATGAAATGCTTGTGGAGCTCTCAAGGCGAGAGAAAGAAGCAGGAATTAAACCAGATCCTGAGATTGATGCATTTATGAAGGCCACAGCAGTGTCGGGCCAAGAGACCAGTTTGGTTACAGATTATATTATCAAG ATACTCGGATTGGATATATGTGCGGATATTTTGGTTGGTGATGAAATGAGAAGAGGTATTTCTGGTGGACAAAAGAAGCGTGTGACCACTG GAGAGATGTTGGTGGGACCAGCAAAAGCTCTTTTCATGGATGAGATATCGACCGGGTTGGACAGTTCCACAACTTTTCAGATTGTCAAGTACATGAAGCAAATGGTCCATATAATGAATGTGACAATGATCATCTCTCTTCTTCAGCCAGCCCCAGAAACTTATGATCTGTTCGACGACATCATCTTACTTTCAGAAGGTCAAATTGTCTATCAAGGTCCACGGGACAATATCCTCGAGTTCTTTGAGTTCATGGGTTTCAAATGCCCTGAAAGGAAAGGAGTCGCCGATTTTCTTCAAGAAGTGACTTCCAAGAAAGATCAAGAACAATACTGGTTCAAAAAGAACCAACTATATAGATATGTCTCAGTTGCCGAATTCTCGCAGGCCTTCTACTCATTCCATATAGGCCAACAACTAGCGGCAGATCTTAGTGTTCCTTATGATAAAACGAAAACCCACCCGGCTGCTTTGGTGACAGAAAAGTATGGGATCTCCAACCGGGAACTTTTTAAGGCATGCTTTGATAGAGAGTGGCTCTTAATGAAGCGCAACATTTTTGTTCACATATTCAAAATCACCCAAATAACAATCATGTCATTGATAGCCTTGACTGTGTTCTTGAGGACAAAAATGCCGTCTGGCACTTTGCTAGATGGAGGGAAGTTTTTCGGAGCTCTATTCTTCAGTTTGATTAACGTGATGTTTAATGGGATGGCGGAGCTCGCAATGACTGTCTTGGGGCTTCCTGTCTTCTTTAAACAGAGGGATGCCTTATTCTATCCTCCGTGGGCTTTTGCCTTGCCGATTTGGGTCCTTCGGATACCCGTCTCCCTCCTGGAATCAGCAATATGGGTTGTTCTTACGTATTACACAATTGGGTTTGCTCCAGCTGCAAGTAG ATTTTTCCGTCAGTTCTTGGCATTCTTCAGTATACATCAGATGGGTCTGTCTCTCTTTCGCTTTATTGCTGCAGTGGGGAGAACACAGGTTGTTGCTAGCACTTTAGGCACCTTCACCTTGCTACTTGTTATGGTTCTTGGAGGATTTATTGTTGCCAAAG ATGACATTGAGCCATTTATGATATGGGGCTATTATATTTCTCCAATGACATATGGACAGAATGCAATAGTCATGAATGAATTTCTTGACAAGAGATGGAGTGCC ATTAACACAGACCCCCGAATTAATGCACCTACGGTTGGGAAAGTCCTCCTCGTGTCGAGAGGCTTCTTCACAGATGATTACATGTTTTGGGTTTGCATTGGAGCATTGGTTGCGTTTTCTATTCTCTTCAATGTTTTGTTTATCGCAGCATTGACTTACTTGAATC CTTTGGGTGATTCAAGAGCTGCAGTGCTGGAGGAAgatgataaaaagaagaagaagtcactGTATGGACAAATGGCATATGAAG GTGTTGACATGGCAGTAAGAAATGCTTTACAGCGTAACCGTGCACCTAAAAAAGGAATGGTTTTACCCTTTCAACCCCTTTCACTAGCATTCAATCACGTCAACTACTATGTGGATATGCCCGTT gaaatgaaaaagcaaggGATTGAGGAGGATCGTCTTCAACTTCTGCGAGATGTTAATGGTGCTTTCAGACCAGGGATATTGACTGCACTTGTGGGTGTTAGTGGTGCTGGAAAGACCACATTGATGGATGTGTTGGCTGGAAGGAAGACTGGTGGGTATATTGAAGGAACTATCAGCATTTCGGGTTACACGAAGAACCAAGCAACATTTGCAAGGGTTAGCGGGTACTGTGAACAGAATGACATTCACTCACCTTATGTTACTATTTATGAATCTATTCTATACTCTGCTTGGCTCCGTCTTTCCTCAGATGTGAACACAAAAACACGGAAG ATGTTTGTTGAAGAAGTGATGGAGTTGGTTGAGCTTAACCCGATAAGGAATTTCTTAGTTGGGCTTCCAGGAGTTGACGGTCTTTCGACAGAACAAAGAAAGAGGTTAACGATAGCTGTAGAATTGGTTGCTAACCCATCTATCATCTTCATGGATGAACCTACATCAGGCCTTGATGCTAGAGCTGCAGCCATTGTTATGCGAACTGTGAGAAATACGGTGGACACGGGAAGAACTGTAGTGTGCACAATTCACCAACCAAGCATAGACATTTTTGAAGCTTTTGACGAG TTACTTTTGATGAGGAGAGGAGGTCAAGTCATTTATGCTGGACCGCTGGGTCGTCAATCCCGAGAGCTTATAGAATATTTTGAA GCTGTCTCAGGTGTGCCCAAGATTAAGGACGGTTACAATCCTGCTACATGGGTGTTGGAGATTAGTTCTCCTACGGTTGAGACTCAACTGAATGTCGATTTTGCTGAGATATATGCCAACTCCTCCCTTTATCA GAGGAATCAGGAGCTCATTAAAGAACTCAGTACTCCGCCTCCGGGTTCGGAGGATCTATACTTCTCGACCAAGTACTCCCAACCATTCGTTACACAATGCAAAGCTTGTTTCCGGAAACAACACTGGTCGTACTGGAGGAACCCCCAGTATAATGCCATTCGGTTCTTCATGACCATTGTTATTGCTGCATTATTTGGGtttattttctggaaaaaaggGCAGCAGAT GACAAAACAACAGGATTTGATAAATCTTTTGGGAGCTATGTATGCTGCTGTTCTCTTCCTTGGAGCCACTAATGCTTCTTCAGTCCAGGCTATTGTTGTTATTGAGAGAACAGTATTTTACCGTGAAAGAGCAGCCGGGATGTATTCAGCGTTGCCTTACGCATTTTCTCAG GTGGCCATAGAGGTGGTTTATGTTACAATCCAAACATTGGTATACTTCCTTGTACTCTACTCCATGATTGGGTTTGAGTGGAAGGTTGTAAAAGTCTTGTGGTTCTACTATTACATATTAATGTGCTTCATTTACTTCACAATGTATGGCATGATGGTTGTCGCGCTGACACCCGGCGTCCAAATTGCTGCCATTGTTATGTCCTTCTTCCTTAGCTTCTGGAACTTATTCTCTGGTTTCCTCATTCCCAGGCCG CAAATCCCGATTTGGTGGAGGTGGTACTACTGGGCTTCTCCAGTGTCATGGACACTCTATGGACTAGTGACTTCTCAAGTGGGTGATAAGGATGCTTTGCTTGAGGTCCCTGGAGAGGGTGATGTGCCATTGAAGCTATTTCTCAAGTattatttgggttttgagtaTGACTTCCTACCTGCAGTTGCAGTGGCCCATATTTGTTGGGTCATAGGATTCTTCTTTGTCTTTGCCTATGGCATCAAGTGTCTCAACTTCCAAAGAAGATAA